One window from the genome of Mucilaginibacter ginsenosidivorans encodes:
- a CDS encoding MraY family glycosyltransferase: MTELLHSYYLVYYPVIVAFSVLITSLAIPSIIHVARARHLYDDLGHFRKQHDHGIPRLGGVAIFVSFTITSLLFSMTDKSLPINYLLTACIILFAMGLKDDLSGVNSRTKFLIQFVVAAILVLFGDIRLTGMYGVFGIHALPYWPSAALSVMTIILIVNAFNLIDGIDGLAATTGIVANGCFALLFIYTHQYQLAAVSLAMVGAIIGFLKFNITPAKIFMGDTGSLLIGLISVVMAIKFIELNKFTSANTPEIYSAPALALAILIGPIFDTLRIFILRISTGVSPFTADRNHIHHRMLKLGFNHLQTTLILAGLNVLCIGMVIFFQSYGNTVLIGLILVVCLLFNWTITFLIRSRERESLALRNFFG, from the coding sequence ATGACAGAACTTCTACATTCGTACTATCTCGTTTATTACCCGGTCATCGTAGCTTTTTCGGTTTTAATAACCTCACTGGCCATCCCCTCAATTATTCACGTTGCCCGCGCAAGGCACCTGTATGACGATCTTGGCCATTTCAGAAAGCAGCACGACCATGGTATTCCACGTTTAGGCGGTGTAGCAATTTTCGTGAGCTTTACTATTACTTCGCTGCTTTTTAGCATGACTGACAAGTCGCTCCCCATAAATTACCTGCTAACGGCCTGTATCATCCTGTTCGCCATGGGCTTAAAGGACGATCTTTCCGGTGTAAATTCACGCACAAAATTCCTGATACAATTCGTGGTAGCGGCTATATTGGTTTTATTTGGCGATATCCGCCTTACAGGTATGTATGGGGTGTTTGGCATCCACGCGCTTCCTTACTGGCCAAGTGCTGCGTTGTCTGTTATGACCATTATACTTATAGTTAATGCCTTCAACCTGATCGACGGGATCGACGGCCTGGCAGCGACTACCGGCATTGTGGCCAATGGTTGTTTTGCCTTGTTGTTCATCTATACACACCAGTACCAGCTTGCTGCAGTTTCGCTGGCAATGGTAGGCGCCATAATTGGATTTCTGAAATTTAACATTACCCCGGCTAAGATATTTATGGGGGATACCGGATCATTGCTCATTGGGCTTATATCCGTAGTAATGGCTATCAAATTTATCGAGCTAAATAAGTTTACGAGTGCCAATACACCTGAAATTTACTCGGCTCCGGCGTTAGCCCTGGCTATACTGATAGGGCCGATATTTGATACTTTAAGGATCTTTATTTTACGCATTTCTACCGGAGTATCGCCTTTTACTGCCGACCGCAACCACATCCATCACCGCATGCTGAAACTTGGTTTCAACCACCTGCAAACTACGCTGATATTGGCGGGCCTTAATGTGCTTTGCATTGGTATGGTGATCTTTTTCCAGAGTTACGGCAACACAGTTTTGATCGGCTTGATACTGGTTGTTTGCCTGCTATTTAACTGGACGATCACTTTCCTGATTCGCTCGAGAGAACGCGAAAGCCTGGCCCTGCGCAACTTTTTTGGGTAA
- a CDS encoding glycosyltransferase family protein: protein MANDEVLNDIAAAFASQETDVLYGDLDFIDPDGNIVRKWRPGAYKYGKFNWGWMPPHPTFYCKRTLFERLGGYRLDYGSAADYELMLRFIHVGRARVSYLRKVIVKMYIGGVSNKNLSNRLQAARFDVKAMQTNGILFPYIALIFKPLRKLIQFF from the coding sequence TTGGCAAACGATGAAGTGTTGAACGACATTGCTGCGGCATTTGCCAGCCAGGAAACCGACGTTTTGTATGGCGACCTCGATTTTATAGATCCGGACGGGAATATCGTTCGGAAGTGGAGACCGGGAGCGTACAAATACGGTAAGTTTAACTGGGGCTGGATGCCTCCGCACCCTACATTTTATTGCAAGCGAACGTTGTTTGAAAGATTGGGTGGTTACAGGCTTGACTACGGTAGCGCTGCCGATTACGAACTCATGCTGCGATTTATTCATGTCGGAAGAGCACGCGTGTCCTATCTTCGAAAGGTTATCGTGAAAATGTATATCGGCGGGGTGAGTAACAAAAATTTAAGTAACCGTCTGCAAGCTGCGCGTTTCGATGTAAAAGCTATGCAAACCAATGGAATTTTGTTTCCGTACATAGCATTGATATTTAAGCCTTTGCGTAAATTAATTCAATTTTTTTAA
- a CDS encoding glycosyltransferase, with the protein MQNLKISVVTVVFDAQNTIEKCLGSVARQKFNNIEHIVIDGGSTDNTVHIIKKYSNSVHIFVSEPDEGIYDAMNKGIKLATGDIIGALNADD; encoded by the coding sequence ATGCAAAATTTAAAGATATCGGTTGTAACGGTAGTATTTGACGCTCAAAATACCATAGAAAAATGCCTCGGCTCTGTAGCGAGGCAAAAATTCAACAATATCGAGCATATTGTTATCGACGGCGGATCGACCGATAATACCGTTCATATCATCAAAAAATACAGCAATAGCGTACACATTTTCGTATCTGAACCCGACGAAGGTATCTATGACGCTATGAACAAGGGAATTAAGTTGGCGACAGGAGACATTATTGGCGCATTAAATGCAGATGATTAA
- a CDS encoding polysaccharide biosynthesis/export family protein: MRFYTALATTLLLFGILIISSCSYKQQQVLFQQMPATADTARHAYAAGSGTSDYHIRSQDILQVRNLQNAQYIVDQTPSAVSSAGGNTGGGTIAGTGQTYKVEDDGTVALPLIGHVPVAGLTRAEAAAKIEGLYRKDVLKDPIIDLRIVNLKVTILGEIKAQGNFPLVKDRTSLVEMIGEAGGLTEKADEKTIKIIRGDPSKPEVTTVDLSNLKTLADPRIILQNNDIIYIAQNKRAVKNDQLQNVTTTLSPALIILNTALIIYTLIRR; this comes from the coding sequence ATGCGATTTTATACCGCCCTTGCTACTACCCTGTTACTTTTTGGAATTTTGATCATCAGTTCCTGCTCCTATAAACAGCAGCAGGTCTTGTTTCAGCAGATGCCCGCGACCGCGGACACCGCCCGCCATGCTTACGCAGCCGGCTCGGGTACAAGCGATTATCATATCCGTTCACAGGATATACTGCAGGTTAGAAATTTACAGAATGCGCAATATATCGTTGACCAGACCCCTTCGGCGGTGTCGTCGGCCGGTGGAAATACCGGCGGAGGCACGATTGCGGGAACGGGCCAGACTTATAAGGTCGAGGACGACGGCACGGTCGCGTTGCCCCTCATCGGGCATGTCCCGGTCGCCGGTCTGACCCGGGCAGAAGCCGCCGCTAAGATAGAGGGTCTTTATCGCAAGGATGTATTGAAGGACCCGATCATCGACCTGAGGATCGTTAACCTGAAGGTGACCATCCTCGGTGAAATAAAGGCACAGGGGAATTTTCCCCTGGTGAAAGACAGGACCAGTCTGGTCGAGATGATCGGTGAGGCTGGCGGCCTGACGGAAAAGGCAGATGAAAAAACGATCAAGATCATCCGGGGCGACCCTTCTAAGCCCGAAGTGACCACGGTGGACCTCAGCAACCTGAAAACGCTGGCGGATCCGAGGATTATCCTCCAGAATAATGATATTATTTATATTGCGCAGAACAAACGGGCGGTCAAAAATGATCAGTTACAAAATGTAACAACGACGCTTTCGCCTGCGCTGATCATCCTGAATACCGCCCTGATCATTTATACGCTTATCCGCCGCTAA
- a CDS encoding GumC family protein → MEETQKITRKLPNQEVDYYKIAKILLSRWYWIAASVLICTLISYIYLWYTPKTYATTATLKIEEKKSEFSDLVGIINNNDRGPSKIQSEIFVLQSRTLILNAIRDIDYRITFFISGRVRTSDVYPQKLLNIHLLKFDSTNFFRDIISFKPVSSSSFGLSYKLAGKPVNHVFNYDSPITIANTSFSIQKPGELAKNTIFMFKFNVPEDFIGRVKGGLRTSEIVKNSNIISLQETDSNPQFAADMLNAIMREYLSYDKNLKTQSATNMIRFIDNQLELLSNEVQGSEKSIEKFKKNSKIMDVTSATDLEFSKIKDLESQRSLLKIQLIAIDQLRDQIMKEKDNVSLNLNLEGVIDPLLGSLVQNLDNLLNEKSTLLKTYNANSQVIRDIDRQILQIKNAALNNIEGTSTRINKNIDYLDAQAVKVNQKIATLPAAERDLISLKRDFEINDKVYSFLSEKRLDAQISRSAILPGATVIEPAEANFSPVSPDEHTIHRTALIAGVAIGLGLIILIRVLNPYIYDKETVESLTTIPIIGVIRKFPDEIDEDNTQILAVSRPKSIFAESVRSVRTNLNFIASEKSSKIICITSEIAGEGKSFIAVNLSSTLSLIDKKIILIAADLRRSRLHKTFHLPNDVGLSNFLANQCTVDDVIRNTSQPNLDILLSGPVPPNPSELLHSKRMKELITELKKRYDIIMIDTAPIGLVSDSIPLIRMSDINIFVIRSGKSKYYAATVPQRIANEYHLDNTVIILNAFAEDLLHSRYYTTKFTGEYTGSHYYYYSDYSGYEGSDYYVDKKKFKWWDIRRWLK, encoded by the coding sequence ATGGAAGAAACCCAGAAGATAACCCGGAAACTGCCGAACCAGGAGGTGGATTATTACAAAATTGCCAAAATCCTCCTGAGCCGCTGGTACTGGATAGCGGCTTCAGTGCTGATCTGCACGCTGATCTCCTATATTTACCTGTGGTATACCCCGAAAACATACGCTACAACCGCGACGCTCAAGATCGAGGAAAAGAAGTCAGAGTTTTCGGACCTGGTCGGGATCATCAACAATAATGACCGGGGGCCGTCGAAAATACAAAGCGAAATATTTGTGTTACAAAGCCGCACGCTCATCCTGAACGCGATCAGGGATATCGACTACCGGATTACTTTTTTTATATCGGGTCGTGTGCGCACAAGCGACGTTTACCCGCAGAAATTACTGAATATCCACTTGCTAAAATTCGACAGTACAAACTTCTTCCGGGACATTATCTCTTTTAAGCCGGTCTCCTCATCTTCGTTCGGCCTGAGCTATAAGCTGGCCGGCAAGCCCGTAAATCACGTTTTTAACTATGACAGTCCGATAACTATTGCAAACACCTCTTTTAGCATTCAAAAACCCGGGGAACTGGCGAAGAATACCATTTTCATGTTTAAATTTAATGTGCCGGAGGATTTTATCGGACGGGTGAAAGGAGGGCTCCGGACCAGCGAAATAGTAAAAAACTCTAATATTATCTCGCTGCAGGAAACGGATTCGAACCCCCAGTTCGCTGCTGACATGCTGAACGCGATCATGAGGGAATATCTTTCCTATGACAAAAATCTGAAGACCCAGTCAGCGACGAATATGATCCGCTTCATTGATAACCAGCTTGAGTTGCTGTCAAATGAAGTACAAGGCTCTGAGAAATCGATCGAGAAGTTTAAGAAGAACTCGAAGATCATGGATGTTACATCAGCGACCGACCTGGAGTTCAGCAAGATCAAGGACCTGGAGTCCCAGCGTTCCTTGCTCAAGATCCAACTCATCGCTATCGACCAGCTGCGGGATCAGATCATGAAAGAGAAGGACAATGTCAGCCTGAACCTGAATCTCGAGGGTGTGATCGACCCCTTGCTGGGTAGTCTCGTACAAAACCTGGATAACCTGCTCAATGAAAAAAGTACGCTGCTGAAAACCTATAACGCGAATTCGCAGGTCATCAGGGATATCGACCGGCAGATCCTGCAGATCAAGAACGCAGCGCTGAACAATATCGAGGGTACCAGTACTCGTATCAATAAAAACATAGACTACCTGGACGCGCAGGCTGTAAAGGTCAATCAAAAGATCGCAACGCTGCCTGCAGCGGAACGTGACCTGATCAGCCTGAAACGGGACTTCGAGATCAACGATAAAGTATACTCGTTTCTGTCCGAAAAGCGGCTGGATGCGCAGATCAGCCGCTCGGCGATATTACCAGGGGCTACCGTTATCGAGCCCGCCGAGGCCAACTTCAGCCCGGTGTCCCCGGATGAACACACCATTCACCGCACCGCGCTGATCGCCGGGGTCGCGATCGGCCTGGGATTGATCATCCTGATCAGGGTACTGAATCCATATATCTATGACAAGGAAACCGTTGAAAGCCTGACGACCATCCCTATTATCGGGGTGATCCGGAAGTTCCCTGACGAGATCGACGAGGACAATACCCAGATCCTGGCGGTTAGCCGGCCGAAATCTATTTTTGCGGAATCGGTGCGCTCTGTCCGCACTAACCTCAATTTTATTGCCTCGGAAAAGTCGAGCAAGATCATTTGTATCACCTCGGAGATCGCGGGCGAGGGCAAGTCGTTCATTGCCGTGAATTTGTCGAGCACGCTGTCCCTGATCGATAAAAAGATCATCCTGATAGCCGCCGACCTGAGGCGTTCCAGGCTGCATAAAACATTTCACCTGCCCAACGACGTCGGGTTGAGCAATTTCCTGGCGAACCAGTGCACGGTTGACGATGTGATCCGTAATACCAGCCAGCCTAACCTGGATATCCTGTTGTCGGGCCCTGTACCGCCCAACCCCTCGGAATTGCTGCACAGCAAGCGCATGAAGGAACTGATAACCGAGCTGAAAAAGCGGTATGATATCATCATGATCGATACCGCTCCGATCGGCCTGGTTTCGGACTCGATACCGCTTATCCGGATGAGCGATATCAATATTTTTGTGATCCGCTCGGGCAAGTCCAAATATTATGCGGCTACGGTTCCCCAGCGCATAGCCAATGAATATCACCTGGATAACACGGTGATCATCCTGAATGCTTTTGCCGAGGATCTGCTGCACTCGCGCTACTACACGACCAAGTTTACCGGGGAGTATACCGGGTCGCATTATTACTATTATTCGGATTACAGCGGCTACGAGGGCTCTGATTATTATGTGGACAAGAAAAAGTTTAAGTGGTGGGATATCAGGCGGTGGTTAAAATAA
- a CDS encoding UpxY family transcription antiterminator — protein sequence MDKIKSKAASHKWYPVYTHPRAEKKACQALSEKGIETYLPLRRQVKQWSDRKKWVEEPLIKSYLFVHISDRDQAEVLMTRGVVRFIYFGGKIAFMPDSQIRDLKLLMASPAELEITEENLLPGEKIVIKAGPLKGMTGEIISYRSQKLLALRLEGLGCSIIIHIAASLIGRF from the coding sequence ATGGATAAGATAAAATCGAAGGCAGCATCCCATAAATGGTACCCGGTTTATACCCATCCGCGGGCTGAAAAAAAGGCCTGCCAAGCCTTGTCGGAGAAGGGTATCGAGACCTACCTGCCGCTGAGGCGGCAGGTAAAACAATGGAGCGACAGGAAGAAATGGGTGGAGGAACCATTGATCAAATCCTATTTATTTGTTCACATTTCAGACCGCGACCAGGCCGAAGTACTGATGACCAGGGGCGTCGTCCGCTTCATTTACTTCGGGGGGAAAATTGCCTTCATGCCCGACAGTCAGATCCGGGACCTTAAATTGTTAATGGCCAGCCCGGCGGAACTGGAAATCACCGAGGAAAACCTGCTTCCGGGAGAAAAGATCGTTATCAAAGCAGGGCCCTTAAAAGGAATGACCGGCGAGATCATATCCTACCGTTCGCAAAAGCTGCTGGCACTGCGCCTTGAAGGCCTTGGCTGTTCGATCATCATACATATTGCGGCTTCCTTAATCGGCAGATTTTAA
- the asnB gene encoding asparagine synthase (glutamine-hydrolyzing), which translates to MCRIAGMISKRLTTAELREKVTLMCQALAHGGPDDEGIYSDDKAGLVFGHRRLSIIDLSPNGHQPMADVQQKIWITFNGEIYNYIDLKEQLAGLGAKFHSNTDTEVIIQAYIHWGMASFSRLRGIFAFGLYDTEKELTYLVRDSSGVKPLYYYIDDGDLSFASEVKALKKAGIATEPDSNWKVRFLAYGHIPEPYTTLKGVFSLHKGEFLCWHHQKGTYEIHSYHVANHKTIITDLDEAHGLIHNALNFAVDRQLIADAPIGVFLSGGTDSSLITLLANQEKHARLKTISIFFDEKAYDERMYQSLILQKIEGEKFAHLVKQQDFEEFLPQIIEDMDMPTTDGINTWFISKYAHEDGLKAVLSGVGADELFGGYPSFNRIKYLKKMRQLPRVSFAAAKYFTSDRYKKISFLTYNHPLADYLLLRGHYTPMDIAKILETDLSNVEDILFNDKPLPNISNYDEEDAAWFETNLYMQNQLLRDTDVMGMSHALEVRVPFLDEDFKKLAECIAPEIRFDMNQPKKILIDSFKDILPRAIWDRSKMGFTFPLQQWMRAHGEITNVTLYQSKKAKDIIRDFGKNTMHWSKIFALYQIQMNA; encoded by the coding sequence ATGTGCCGTATTGCGGGAATGATATCTAAAAGGCTGACAACGGCCGAACTGCGTGAAAAAGTTACCCTTATGTGCCAGGCGCTGGCGCATGGCGGCCCCGACGATGAGGGCATTTATTCGGATGATAAAGCGGGGCTTGTTTTCGGCCACCGCCGGCTTTCCATTATTGACCTAAGCCCGAACGGGCATCAGCCCATGGCCGATGTGCAGCAAAAAATTTGGATAACCTTTAACGGCGAGATATATAACTACATCGACCTGAAGGAACAGCTGGCGGGCCTTGGCGCCAAATTCCACTCCAATACGGATACCGAGGTCATTATTCAGGCCTATATCCATTGGGGAATGGCTTCTTTCTCCAGGTTAAGGGGTATCTTCGCTTTTGGTTTATACGATACGGAAAAGGAACTTACTTACCTGGTTAGGGATAGTTCGGGTGTGAAGCCATTATATTATTACATTGACGATGGTGACTTAAGCTTTGCGTCGGAGGTCAAGGCCCTTAAAAAGGCAGGCATAGCGACAGAACCCGATAGCAACTGGAAGGTGCGTTTCCTGGCGTACGGCCATATTCCAGAACCCTATACGACACTTAAGGGTGTTTTTAGCTTGCATAAAGGTGAGTTTTTATGCTGGCACCATCAAAAAGGCACTTACGAGATCCACTCCTACCATGTAGCGAACCATAAAACGATCATTACTGATTTGGATGAGGCCCACGGGTTGATCCACAACGCGCTCAACTTTGCCGTGGACCGGCAATTGATAGCAGATGCCCCAATCGGCGTATTCCTGAGCGGCGGCACCGATTCGAGTTTAATCACCTTGCTTGCCAACCAGGAGAAGCATGCCCGGCTAAAAACCATATCCATTTTTTTTGATGAAAAGGCTTACGACGAGCGGATGTACCAAAGCCTGATATTGCAGAAAATTGAAGGTGAAAAATTTGCCCACCTGGTGAAGCAGCAGGATTTCGAAGAATTTCTGCCACAGATCATCGAGGATATGGATATGCCAACCACCGATGGTATCAATACCTGGTTTATCAGCAAATATGCCCATGAAGATGGCTTAAAGGCGGTATTGTCAGGCGTTGGTGCGGATGAGTTGTTTGGTGGATACCCCTCCTTCAACCGCATCAAATATCTCAAAAAAATGAGGCAGCTCCCGCGGGTGTCATTCGCCGCAGCGAAGTATTTTACATCCGACAGGTATAAAAAAATATCATTCCTGACCTACAATCACCCCCTTGCCGACTACCTGCTTCTGAGGGGCCACTACACCCCAATGGATATCGCCAAAATACTGGAAACAGACCTGAGCAATGTGGAGGATATATTATTTAACGACAAACCCTTACCTAATATCAGCAATTACGATGAGGAGGATGCTGCCTGGTTCGAAACCAACCTGTACATGCAAAACCAATTGCTGCGCGATACCGATGTGATGGGGATGAGCCACGCGCTGGAAGTACGGGTACCGTTCCTGGACGAGGATTTCAAAAAACTGGCTGAATGCATCGCGCCGGAGATTCGGTTCGACATGAATCAACCGAAGAAAATATTGATCGATAGCTTTAAGGATATTTTACCGCGGGCCATTTGGGACCGGTCAAAAATGGGTTTCACTTTCCCGCTGCAGCAATGGATGCGCGCGCACGGGGAAATAACCAATGTAACTTTATACCAAAGTAAAAAGGCGAAAGACATTATCAGGGATTTCGGGAAAAATACCATGCACTGGTCGAAAATATTTGCCTTGTACCAAATACAAATGAATGCCTGA
- a CDS encoding glycosyltransferase family 4 protein: protein MPEKIVLFSLQTFSSTGGIQKMTRTLAHSLYHLSKQQQWDFALWSVYDSRYDLMRQYLAPENFVGFGRNKLKLGIETLGKATKADIVILSHVNLALIGFIIKLLNPKCSLWMVAHGIEVWRPLTLIKKLFVRRYCDKFICVSAFTRDQMMKWHNADPEKCIVLNNAVDPFIKHPDEFEKPEYLLNRYSLHADNQVLFTLTRLASSEQYKGYEQVIKAVSRLKDRFPGIRYILAGPYDHAEETRIKELIKACLVEDHVILTGFLEERELADYFLLADLFVLPSKKEGFGIVFIEALTCGLPVICGNADGSVDAIRNGELGTAINVNDLDELEKTIVTYLETPLTVAKREQLQKTCLSYFNEKHYRETLLQLITDELAA from the coding sequence ATGCCTGAAAAGATCGTCCTTTTTTCGTTGCAAACCTTCAGCAGCACCGGGGGCATTCAAAAGATGACGCGGACACTGGCGCATTCGCTATACCATCTGTCAAAACAGCAGCAATGGGATTTCGCGCTCTGGTCGGTTTATGACTCGAGGTACGACCTGATGCGGCAGTACCTCGCCCCCGAAAACTTTGTCGGGTTCGGCCGTAATAAGTTAAAACTTGGCATAGAAACCCTGGGGAAGGCGACCAAAGCAGATATAGTGATATTGAGCCATGTTAACCTGGCCCTGATCGGTTTTATCATCAAGCTGCTTAACCCAAAATGCAGTTTATGGATGGTGGCCCACGGCATCGAGGTGTGGCGGCCCCTCACCCTGATAAAAAAGCTGTTCGTCCGCCGTTATTGCGACAAGTTTATCTGCGTAAGCGCGTTCACCCGCGACCAGATGATGAAATGGCATAACGCCGACCCGGAAAAATGTATCGTCCTGAATAACGCTGTCGATCCGTTTATTAAACATCCGGACGAATTTGAAAAACCGGAATACCTGCTGAACAGGTATAGCCTGCATGCGGATAACCAGGTGCTTTTTACGCTGACACGCCTGGCCTCGTCGGAACAATACAAGGGTTACGAGCAGGTGATCAAAGCGGTCAGCCGTCTGAAAGATCGTTTTCCCGGCATCCGGTATATCCTGGCCGGGCCGTATGACCATGCCGAGGAAACGCGCATTAAGGAATTGATCAAGGCCTGCCTGGTGGAAGACCATGTTATCCTGACCGGGTTCCTGGAAGAGCGGGAACTGGCAGACTATTTCCTGCTGGCCGACCTGTTTGTATTACCCAGCAAAAAAGAGGGTTTTGGCATTGTCTTCATCGAGGCGCTTACCTGCGGCCTGCCGGTTATTTGCGGTAATGCCGATGGCAGCGTAGATGCGATCAGGAACGGCGAACTGGGTACGGCCATTAATGTTAATGACCTTGACGAACTGGAAAAGACGATAGTGACCTACCTGGAAACCCCGCTGACAGTAGCAAAAAGAGAACAGTTGCAGAAAACCTGCCTTAGCTATTTCAACGAGAAGCATTACCGCGAAACCCTTTTACAATTGATAACTGATGAGCTTGCAGCCTGA
- a CDS encoding ABC transporter permease, with translation MSLQPEENWDIEITPQNSLFDLRLKDTWHYRDLLWLLVRRDFVSFYKQTILGPLWFFIQPAITVAIYTLVFSNLAGISTEGVPAPLFYLAGTIIWNYFSECLTKTSTVFKDNSAMLGKVYFPRLIMPLSIVFSNLIRFAVQFLLFIVLMLYFAFFKGVEIHLTIYVLLFPLLIVLIAAMGLGLGMIISAVTTKYRDLAFVIAFGVPLLMYTTTVIYPLSTAVTRYPAYSWVIRYNPITPVIETFRYGFFGSASFSWGLLGYSATVTAAMLLLGIVIFNKVEKTFVDTV, from the coding sequence ATGAGCTTGCAGCCTGAGGAAAACTGGGACATTGAAATTACCCCGCAAAACAGTCTTTTCGACCTTAGGCTGAAGGATACGTGGCACTACCGGGATTTGCTGTGGCTGCTGGTACGGCGGGATTTCGTATCCTTTTACAAGCAGACGATCTTAGGCCCCTTATGGTTTTTTATACAGCCTGCCATTACCGTTGCTATTTATACCCTGGTATTCAGTAATCTGGCGGGAATTTCGACCGAAGGGGTACCTGCACCCCTATTTTACCTGGCCGGAACGATCATCTGGAACTACTTTTCGGAATGCCTGACGAAGACATCCACGGTTTTCAAGGATAACTCGGCCATGCTGGGTAAAGTGTACTTTCCCCGCCTTATTATGCCGTTGAGCATTGTATTTTCCAACCTGATCCGTTTCGCTGTCCAGTTCTTACTTTTTATTGTCCTGATGCTGTACTTTGCTTTCTTCAAAGGGGTCGAGATCCACCTGACGATTTACGTCCTGCTATTTCCGCTCCTGATCGTTTTGATTGCTGCAATGGGCCTTGGCCTGGGCATGATCATTTCCGCCGTCACTACCAAATACCGCGACCTGGCTTTCGTGATCGCATTCGGTGTACCGCTGCTCATGTATACGACGACGGTCATTTATCCTTTGTCGACCGCTGTAACCAGGTACCCTGCATATAGCTGGGTGATCAGGTATAACCCGATAACTCCGGTCATCGAAACGTTCCGGTACGGCTTTTTTGGAAGTGCGTCATTCAGTTGGGGACTGCTGGGGTATAGTGCCACGGTGACGGCGGCTATGCTGCTGCTCGGCATCGTCATATTCAACAAGGTGGAAAAAACTTTTGTAGATACAGTTTAA
- a CDS encoding ABC transporter ATP-binding protein, producing MAKAIKAEQLSKAYQLGDFGTGTISRDLERFWARVRGKEDPFLKIGESNDRTVKGGSDIVWSLRDLDFEIEQGDAVGVIGRNGAGKSTLLKILSRVTSPTTGSVKIKGRIASLLEVGTGFHPELTGKENIFLNGAILGMRKAEIRRKFDEIVGFAGVERYIDTPVKRYSSGMYVRLAFAVAAHLESEILIVDEVLAVGDAEFQRKCLGKMSEVSRGEGRTVLFVSHNMGAVKKFCKKGLYLDKGRLRQFDTVERVIDNYALLSRVSQSAFDFPLPADKAALAAFALRLFTEDRAGNRVTEVRVGEYWQIRIVFRVTATIRHFIIALGISDSRDNHVRTAWSCPADIIPGDYEAVFTENSLLLATGTYSLSVGLSSYEKPVQYFEGAAHLQISEISAEDLDPSIIRTSGTGILLNPMEITIKPANTIS from the coding sequence ATGGCTAAGGCAATCAAAGCGGAACAGCTTTCAAAAGCGTACCAGTTGGGCGATTTCGGTACGGGGACCATATCCCGCGACCTGGAGCGCTTTTGGGCCCGGGTTCGGGGAAAAGAGGACCCGTTCCTGAAGATCGGCGAAAGCAACGACCGGACTGTTAAAGGCGGGAGTGATATTGTATGGAGCCTCCGGGACCTGGATTTCGAGATAGAACAAGGGGACGCTGTAGGCGTGATCGGAAGGAACGGTGCCGGTAAAAGTACCCTGCTGAAAATACTGAGCCGGGTGACCTCGCCGACCACCGGGTCGGTTAAGATAAAAGGCCGTATTGCCAGTTTGCTGGAGGTGGGTACCGGGTTCCATCCCGAACTGACGGGTAAGGAAAATATTTTCCTGAATGGCGCCATATTGGGTATGCGTAAGGCGGAGATCAGGCGAAAGTTTGACGAAATAGTGGGTTTTGCGGGTGTAGAGCGCTATATCGATACGCCGGTGAAGCGTTATTCATCCGGCATGTATGTACGTTTGGCGTTTGCCGTAGCTGCACACCTCGAATCCGAAATACTGATCGTAGATGAGGTATTGGCCGTGGGCGATGCGGAGTTCCAGCGGAAATGCCTCGGGAAGATGAGCGAAGTGAGCCGGGGGGAGGGCCGTACCGTGCTGTTCGTCAGCCACAATATGGGCGCTGTCAAAAAATTCTGCAAAAAAGGGCTTTACCTGGACAAAGGCCGGCTCCGCCAGTTTGATACGGTCGAGCGGGTGATCGATAATTATGCCTTGCTTAGCCGCGTCAGCCAGAGCGCTTTTGATTTCCCTTTGCCTGCCGATAAAGCGGCGCTCGCGGCCTTCGCGCTCCGCTTGTTCACCGAGGACCGCGCGGGCAACCGGGTTACGGAGGTCCGCGTTGGCGAGTACTGGCAGATACGTATTGTCTTCCGGGTTACGGCGACGATCCGGCATTTTATTATTGCGCTGGGTATCAGCGATTCGAGGGATAACCACGTTCGCACGGCGTGGAGCTGTCCGGCCGATATCATCCCGGGTGACTATGAAGCCGTTTTTACGGAAAATTCGCTACTATTGGCCACCGGGACTTACAGCCTTTCGGTGGGGCTTTCTTCTTATGAAAAACCTGTTCAGTACTTTGAAGGTGCAGCGCACCTCCAGATATCGGAGATCAGCGCAGAAGACCTCGATCCAAGCATAATCAGGACATCGGGAACCGGAATATTGCTGAACCCGATGGAGATTACAATTAAACCAGCAAATACCATATCATGA